The Natrinema sp. HArc-T2 genome has a segment encoding these proteins:
- the proS gene encoding proline--tRNA ligase codes for MSDESQELGITESKSHKPGEWYAEVVQKAGLADYAPMGGFIVTKPRGYALWEAIQDALDGWFKETGVDNVYFPMFIPESFLEREKDIVEGFDPEVAWVTQGGHDELEERLAVRPTSESIIAPFMADWTRSHRDLPMRLNQWCSVVRWEATETKPFFRTKEFMWQEGHTAHASDEGAWEEVWTRLGQYEKVYEDVLAIPVLRGKKPEHDKFPGADTTTTVEALMPDGKSVQGATSHNLGQSFAEAFDITFADENEDEQTAYTTSWGLSWRALGALIMTHSDDQGLVLPPTVAPTQVVIVPIWQEDTKDDVLEYSENIAADLEEAGFRVELDDRDERNPGFKFNEHELNGVPLRLEIGPYEVEDEEVTLVHRPDNEETVEDRAEIVDAVDTHLEEIYDKLYEAAAENLDENVREAHSPEDILGTIGKHGGYVKTPWCGDEACEEAIKEKIAAEIVMQPLTDEGGTTAGEVPEPEVDECGVCGDPADEIAYFAKSY; via the coding sequence ATGAGCGACGAGAGTCAGGAACTCGGGATCACCGAGTCGAAATCGCACAAGCCCGGCGAGTGGTACGCCGAGGTCGTCCAGAAGGCCGGCCTCGCGGACTACGCGCCGATGGGCGGATTCATCGTTACGAAGCCCCGCGGCTACGCCCTCTGGGAGGCCATCCAGGATGCCCTCGACGGCTGGTTCAAAGAGACCGGCGTCGACAACGTCTACTTCCCGATGTTCATCCCCGAGAGCTTCCTCGAGCGGGAAAAGGACATCGTCGAAGGATTCGACCCCGAAGTCGCGTGGGTGACCCAGGGCGGTCACGACGAACTCGAGGAGCGCCTCGCCGTCCGACCAACCAGTGAGTCGATCATCGCGCCGTTCATGGCCGACTGGACCCGCAGCCACCGCGACCTGCCGATGCGGCTCAACCAGTGGTGTTCGGTCGTCCGGTGGGAGGCCACTGAGACCAAGCCCTTCTTCCGGACGAAGGAGTTCATGTGGCAGGAAGGCCACACCGCCCACGCGAGCGACGAAGGTGCGTGGGAGGAGGTCTGGACCCGGCTGGGCCAGTACGAAAAGGTCTATGAGGACGTGCTCGCGATTCCGGTCCTGCGCGGGAAAAAGCCCGAACACGACAAGTTCCCCGGTGCGGATACCACGACGACCGTCGAGGCGCTGATGCCCGACGGCAAGTCCGTTCAGGGCGCGACCAGCCACAACCTCGGCCAGAGCTTCGCCGAGGCGTTCGACATCACGTTCGCCGACGAAAACGAGGACGAACAGACGGCCTACACCACCTCGTGGGGCCTCTCCTGGCGTGCACTCGGCGCGCTCATCATGACCCACTCCGACGATCAGGGGCTCGTGCTCCCGCCGACGGTCGCACCCACCCAGGTCGTCATTGTCCCCATCTGGCAGGAAGACACCAAAGACGACGTCCTCGAGTACTCCGAGAACATCGCCGCCGACCTCGAAGAAGCCGGCTTCCGCGTCGAACTCGACGACCGCGACGAGCGCAACCCCGGCTTCAAGTTCAACGAACACGAACTCAACGGGGTTCCGCTGCGACTCGAGATCGGCCCCTACGAGGTCGAAGACGAGGAGGTCACACTGGTCCACCGCCCGGACAACGAGGAAACCGTCGAGGATCGCGCCGAGATCGTCGACGCCGTCGACACGCATCTCGAGGAGATCTACGACAAACTCTACGAGGCGGCCGCGGAGAACCTGGACGAAAACGTCCGCGAGGCCCACAGTCCGGAGGACATTCTCGGGACGATCGGCAAACACGGCGGCTACGTGAAGACGCCGTGGTGTGGCGACGAAGCCTGCGAGGAGGCTATCAAAGAGAAGATCGCCGCCGAGATCGTCATGCAGCCGCTGACCGACGAGGGCGGGACGACAGCGGGTGAGGTCCCCGAACCCGAGGTCGACGAGTGTGGCGTCTGTGGCGATCCCGCAGACGAAATCGCGTACTTCGCGAAGTCGTACTGA
- a CDS encoding MBL fold metallo-hydrolase produces MDVQLLGGAREIGRSAICIDDTLVLDFGMDSGNPPAFPIGDVEPEAVVVSHGHLDHVGSVPTLLSGDARPSIHWTPPTYDLTMVLARDTLKLHGGSYDCPFTEAELARVAEVSETHGYRDPFEVAGYEITFFDAGHVPGSAHVLVDDGDTRLLYTGDFHTDEQRLLDGTTARPEADAVLCESTYSDVTRPPREQIEREFAESLRTTIWEGGTVVVPAFGIGRTQEVLCLCEEYDLECYVDGMGKRVTELFLRDENRDFLRDPGLLRRAKGNARFVDGRDGQRRRIAEQNTVIVTTSGMLHGGPAMTYVPAIRTHPTNKIAMTGYQVEGTPGRDLLETGSAELDGRVMRVSAQVEQYDFSAHADRAGLQSFIESYTDTPILVNHGDRCEAFAAELRADGYDATAPELGERLTV; encoded by the coding sequence ATGGACGTCCAGTTGCTAGGTGGCGCACGAGAGATTGGTCGGAGCGCGATTTGTATCGACGACACGCTCGTGCTCGATTTTGGGATGGATTCGGGAAACCCGCCGGCGTTTCCGATCGGCGACGTCGAGCCCGAGGCCGTCGTCGTCAGCCACGGCCACCTCGACCACGTCGGCTCCGTCCCGACGCTCCTGTCGGGCGACGCGCGCCCCTCGATTCACTGGACGCCGCCGACGTATGACCTCACGATGGTGCTGGCCCGCGACACGCTGAAACTCCACGGTGGGAGCTACGACTGTCCGTTTACCGAGGCGGAACTCGCACGCGTCGCGGAAGTCTCGGAGACCCACGGCTACCGCGACCCCTTCGAAGTCGCGGGCTACGAGATTACGTTCTTCGACGCCGGCCATGTGCCGGGCAGTGCGCACGTCCTCGTCGACGACGGTGACACCCGCCTGCTCTATACCGGCGACTTTCACACCGACGAACAGCGATTGCTCGACGGCACCACCGCCCGGCCCGAAGCCGACGCCGTCCTCTGTGAGAGCACGTACTCGGACGTCACGCGACCGCCACGCGAACAGATCGAACGCGAGTTTGCCGAGAGTCTGCGGACCACGATCTGGGAGGGTGGCACCGTCGTCGTGCCCGCGTTTGGCATCGGTCGCACCCAGGAGGTGCTCTGTCTCTGCGAGGAATACGACCTCGAGTGTTACGTCGACGGGATGGGCAAACGCGTCACGGAACTCTTCCTTCGGGACGAAAACCGGGACTTCCTGCGCGACCCTGGCCTCCTGCGCCGGGCGAAAGGCAACGCCCGGTTCGTCGACGGTCGCGACGGCCAACGCAGGCGGATCGCGGAACAAAACACCGTGATCGTCACCACCAGCGGGATGCTCCACGGCGGGCCCGCGATGACCTACGTGCCCGCGATCCGCACACACCCGACGAACAAGATCGCCATGACCGGCTACCAAGTCGAGGGGACACCTGGTCGCGACCTCCTCGAGACCGGCAGCGCCGAACTCGACGGTCGCGTGATGCGGGTCAGCGCACAGGTCGAGCAATATGATTTCTCTGCGCACGCGGATCGCGCGGGGCTTCAGTCGTTCATCGAGTCCTACACCGACACCCCGATCCTGGTCAACCACGGCGATCGCTGCGAGGCGTTCGCCGCGGAACTGCGCGCGGACGGCTACGACGCGACGGCGCCCGAATTGGGCGAGCGACTCACTGTCTGA
- a CDS encoding universal stress protein — protein sequence MDASEPFTVDTVLAPVDGSDESVTAVEYAIAVADRYDASVHALFVLGRGVVYGLDNGTVDEDDIAETTQGFFDDARALAADADVSLATSVDDGFSKLRKMRHPGNVVLDTADSIDADFIVLPREPVTGAEVEVLEDAAEYVLSYASQPVLSV from the coding sequence ATGGATGCCAGCGAGCCGTTTACCGTCGACACCGTCCTCGCGCCGGTCGACGGCAGCGACGAGTCAGTCACCGCAGTCGAGTACGCCATCGCCGTCGCCGACCGCTACGATGCGTCCGTCCACGCTCTGTTCGTCCTCGGACGCGGCGTCGTCTACGGGCTCGATAACGGCACCGTCGACGAGGACGATATCGCCGAGACGACACAGGGGTTTTTCGACGACGCCCGTGCGCTCGCCGCCGATGCTGACGTGTCGCTTGCGACCTCCGTCGACGACGGCTTCTCGAAACTGCGGAAGATGCGCCATCCTGGCAACGTCGTCCTCGACACCGCCGATTCGATCGACGCCGACTTCATCGTCCTCCCCAGAGAACCCGTGACCGGCGCCGAGGTGGAGGTCCTCGAGGATGCCGCCGAGTACGTCCTCTCGTACGCGAGCCAGCCCGTTCTCTCGGTGTAG
- a CDS encoding universal stress protein: MFDTVVVATDGSDSVKRAVDVALDLANRFDADIHALSVIDASEVDASPEQLQDEFRTALETTADAALGTVEERADREVMTAVREGRPAAEICAYAREVDADVIATGTRGRHGENRLLLGSVAERIVRTSPVPVLTVRQLDPEADGDDESTADS, from the coding sequence ATGTTCGATACGGTCGTGGTCGCTACTGACGGCTCCGACAGCGTCAAACGGGCCGTCGACGTCGCACTCGATCTTGCAAACCGCTTTGATGCCGACATCCACGCCCTGTCGGTCATCGACGCCAGCGAGGTCGACGCCTCGCCGGAGCAACTCCAAGACGAGTTCCGTACCGCCCTCGAGACGACTGCCGACGCCGCTCTCGGCACCGTCGAGGAGCGCGCCGACCGGGAGGTGATGACCGCGGTCCGCGAGGGCCGGCCCGCTGCCGAGATCTGTGCGTACGCCCGCGAGGTCGACGCCGACGTGATCGCGACTGGCACCCGCGGTCGCCACGGCGAGAACCGGCTGCTGCTCGGCAGCGTCGCCGAGCGCATCGTCCGGACGTCACCCGTTCCGGTCCTGACCGTGCGACAACTCGATCCCGAGGCCGATGGCGACGACGAGTCGACTGCTGACTCCTGA
- a CDS encoding DHH family phosphoesterase: MYDELIESGDLPLARKSVLPGTGFFLPDTLEEDLEAQQTEAALEGAEVAVIADPDADGLACVALLREAYDDIQNVPEPDADEADADDDDDASDDEPLEEFEPTPHSVALIPASPHDVEDALARVAEYGDEGIDIFVCDLAPDRYEYVEDELDAALETADSIAWYDHHQWGDDVAQAVRDAGVDLVVGDSDEECSADVVYRSLEYDFNLMYEELAAVTRDHDLWLREDPRSDDLADYAYWTDPAEYVEVVREYGVDLPDWVQEYIAERRVEKEALIEQAVGRAELREIGGYTVGITYGRCSQNEVAEAMREQGADASVIVKPAGSASIRGTDEFDRCHEVAGKVNGGGHPKAAGCKPDIYDDMLDYANHWTTRGAVTKRVILDAFRDVVAEADAAEDTAEDADADA; encoded by the coding sequence ATGTACGACGAACTCATCGAGAGCGGCGATCTGCCGCTCGCGCGCAAATCCGTGCTGCCGGGGACCGGCTTTTTCCTGCCCGACACGCTCGAGGAAGATCTCGAAGCGCAGCAGACCGAAGCCGCCCTCGAGGGGGCCGAGGTCGCGGTCATCGCGGACCCGGACGCGGACGGACTGGCCTGCGTTGCACTGCTTCGCGAGGCTTACGACGACATCCAGAACGTACCGGAACCGGACGCTGACGAGGCCGACGCTGACGATGATGATGACGCTTCCGACGACGAACCGCTCGAGGAGTTCGAGCCGACGCCCCATTCCGTCGCGTTGATCCCCGCCAGTCCCCACGACGTCGAGGACGCGCTGGCCCGCGTCGCCGAGTACGGCGACGAGGGGATCGACATCTTCGTCTGTGACCTCGCACCCGATCGATACGAATACGTCGAGGACGAACTCGACGCGGCCCTCGAGACCGCAGACAGCATCGCGTGGTACGACCACCACCAGTGGGGTGACGACGTCGCACAGGCAGTTCGGGACGCCGGCGTCGACCTCGTCGTCGGTGACTCCGACGAGGAGTGTAGCGCCGACGTCGTCTATCGCTCGCTCGAGTACGACTTCAACCTGATGTACGAGGAACTGGCGGCAGTCACCCGGGATCACGACCTCTGGCTTCGCGAGGACCCGCGCAGTGACGATCTGGCGGACTACGCCTACTGGACCGATCCCGCAGAATACGTCGAGGTCGTCCGCGAGTACGGCGTCGACCTGCCCGACTGGGTCCAAGAGTACATCGCCGAGCGCCGCGTCGAGAAGGAGGCGCTGATCGAGCAGGCAGTCGGTCGGGCGGAGCTTCGCGAGATCGGCGGTTACACGGTCGGGATCACCTACGGCCGCTGTTCGCAGAACGAGGTCGCCGAAGCGATGCGCGAGCAGGGTGCCGACGCCTCCGTGATCGTCAAACCCGCCGGCTCGGCCTCGATCCGGGGCACCGACGAGTTCGACCGCTGCCACGAGGTCGCAGGGAAGGTAAACGGCGGTGGCCACCCCAAGGCCGCGGGCTGTAAACCCGACATCTACGACGACATGCTCGACTACGCGAACCACTGGACGACCCGCGGGGCCGTGACGAAGCGGGTCATCCTCGATGCGTTCCGTGACGTCGTCGCGGAAGCAGACGCAGCCGAAGACACGGCAGAAGACGCTGACGCCGACGCGTAA
- a CDS encoding DUF5807 family protein, translating to MSDQREEFLAGQRPDDVALFLADAYVSDDRLEQFGERVDDGTLIVIDGERGRNAFKAATGTGAMEFAKSAMSTEGEIDDDLAGGQCPDDGADADGEHAVQYVFAFAEEQNESVGGIYANGDVVHAYAQCTCGTAFSDRWNASDTADS from the coding sequence ATGAGTGACCAACGCGAGGAGTTTCTGGCCGGCCAGCGGCCTGACGATGTCGCGCTCTTTCTGGCGGACGCGTACGTCTCCGACGACCGACTCGAGCAGTTCGGCGAGCGCGTCGACGACGGGACGCTGATCGTCATCGACGGTGAGCGGGGACGCAACGCCTTCAAAGCGGCGACCGGCACCGGCGCGATGGAGTTCGCCAAGTCCGCAATGAGTACCGAAGGCGAGATCGACGACGATCTCGCGGGCGGGCAGTGTCCGGACGACGGTGCCGACGCCGACGGCGAGCACGCAGTGCAGTACGTCTTCGCGTTCGCCGAGGAACAAAACGAGTCCGTCGGCGGTATCTACGCCAACGGTGACGTGGTCCACGCCTACGCACAGTGTACGTGTGGGACGGCGTTTTCCGATCGGTGGAACGCCTCCGACACGGCAGATTCGTAA
- a CDS encoding 30S ribosomal protein S6e: MASFTVVVGDPDSGMAYQLEAEDQDANRFSGKSIGDEVDGGAVGLDGYTLEITGGSDEAGRPLNGEVAGPNLQEVLMTGRQTGYHPERDGERRRITVRGREVSDAVVQINASITERGSADVDDLLGEDEDDE, from the coding sequence ATGGCAAGTTTCACTGTCGTTGTCGGCGATCCCGACTCGGGGATGGCCTATCAGCTCGAGGCAGAGGACCAGGACGCAAACCGCTTTAGCGGCAAGTCGATCGGCGACGAAGTCGACGGCGGTGCGGTCGGCCTCGATGGCTACACGCTCGAGATCACCGGCGGCTCCGACGAGGCAGGGCGCCCGCTCAACGGCGAGGTCGCCGGGCCGAACCTGCAGGAAGTGCTGATGACCGGCCGACAGACCGGCTACCACCCCGAGCGTGACGGCGAGCGACGCCGCATCACGGTTCGTGGCCGTGAAGTTTCCGACGCCGTCGTCCAGATCAACGCCTCGATCACCGAGCGCGGTAGCGCCGACGTCGACGACCTCCTCGGCGAGGACGAGGACGACGAGTAA
- a CDS encoding N-acetyltransferase family protein gives MVGSRQYPDEPSGPFPSPPTTVEDRDGRSIEIRAPAAFAADALDDVVEMYVEFDPTDRAQGIPPTGEDRIRNWLETIAEDSVTVVASHDGDAIGHAMLVPDSDDPAAIEEKSGIEWELAIFVLQAYQQAGIGTVLLENLLGHASDLGIRRVWLTVERWNNPAIALYERVGFESTGTESFEQEMAILLGDD, from the coding sequence ATGGTTGGATCGCGTCAGTATCCAGACGAGCCGTCCGGTCCGTTCCCCTCACCGCCGACGACGGTCGAGGATCGGGACGGACGGTCGATCGAGATCCGCGCACCGGCGGCGTTCGCCGCCGACGCGCTTGACGATGTCGTCGAGATGTACGTCGAGTTCGATCCCACCGATCGGGCACAGGGGATTCCGCCGACCGGCGAGGATCGCATCCGCAACTGGCTCGAGACGATCGCCGAGGACAGTGTCACCGTCGTCGCCTCCCACGACGGCGACGCCATCGGCCATGCGATGCTCGTCCCCGACAGCGACGATCCGGCGGCGATCGAGGAGAAAAGCGGCATCGAGTGGGAACTGGCGATCTTCGTCCTGCAGGCCTACCAGCAGGCCGGTATCGGGACGGTCCTGCTCGAGAACTTGCTGGGCCACGCCAGCGACCTCGGCATCAGACGCGTGTGGTTGACCGTCGAACGCTGGAACAATCCGGCGATCGCCCTCTACGAACGGGTCGGCTTCGAGTCGACCGGGACCGAGAGCTTCGAACAGGAGATGGCGATCCTGCTCGGCGACGACTGA
- a CDS encoding universal stress protein — protein sequence MNVLLGLGGSDESVKTLRRTIDRTKEVGDDLTVVIVDKPESKRSQDETHDLAVEHLEGAGLGDATVETLEGDPGSALVDYAEQGEFDELVIGGGTLSPMGKIQLGPITEFVLLNAPTTVKLVR from the coding sequence ATGAACGTGTTGCTGGGTCTCGGCGGAAGCGACGAGTCGGTGAAGACGCTTCGACGGACCATCGACCGCACGAAAGAGGTCGGCGACGACTTGACAGTCGTTATCGTCGACAAGCCCGAGTCGAAACGCTCGCAAGACGAAACGCACGACTTGGCTGTCGAGCACCTCGAGGGAGCGGGCCTCGGCGACGCCACAGTCGAAACGCTCGAGGGCGATCCCGGAAGCGCGCTCGTCGATTACGCCGAGCAAGGCGAGTTCGACGAGCTGGTTATCGGCGGCGGGACGCTGAGCCCGATGGGGAAGATCCAGCTCGGGCCGATCACGGAGTTCGTCCTGCTAAACGCCCCGACGACAGTCAAACTGGTGCGATAA
- a CDS encoding ATP-binding protein has product MSNAALDVVEFLLTTSVYSDDRTLDENDLPPSFRRVYWTGGVDDESDGGESGSNRKPAGISRPLSVTTTTAREATGVDRPWEAIADLMFTERDEFSGTITLAQQEMAEEWFAERVDEDRLLENPTLTKYFERHDDYDFDISHEEARERNRPIQADRVWIDGLLNQYFDEDDDEEMLDLVEVRAPEEVETSLDDLVLTKDQENELDKISKAIEHREYLANIGLREIGKLLFVGPPGTGKTSTAQALAQDMDLPFVEVKLSMITSQYLGETAKNVDKTFEVAKRLSPCILFIDEFDFVAKTRRSDEHAALKRAVNTLLKSIDNISLIEDDVLLIGATNHPDQLDDAAWRRFDEIINFPKPDRGMRADILDVITRTMDIEEFDPQLIAEVTQGLTGSDLRMVLREAVLEALTEDRTTLTQEDLLDAVEEFEERDTLKNMDMMGGDHDALVAGGGDLGDAASDGGHSHDHDHSHDH; this is encoded by the coding sequence ATGAGTAATGCGGCGCTCGATGTCGTGGAGTTCCTGCTCACGACGAGCGTGTATTCGGACGACCGGACGTTAGACGAGAACGATCTCCCGCCGTCGTTCCGCCGCGTATACTGGACCGGCGGTGTCGACGACGAAAGTGACGGTGGGGAGAGCGGGAGCAACCGCAAACCCGCCGGGATCAGTCGCCCGCTGTCGGTAACGACCACGACCGCGCGCGAGGCGACCGGTGTCGACCGCCCGTGGGAAGCCATCGCTGACCTGATGTTTACCGAACGCGATGAGTTCTCCGGCACGATCACCCTCGCCCAACAGGAGATGGCCGAAGAGTGGTTCGCCGAGCGCGTCGACGAGGACCGGCTGCTCGAGAACCCGACGCTCACGAAGTACTTCGAACGCCACGACGACTACGACTTCGACATCAGCCACGAGGAGGCCCGCGAACGCAACCGACCGATTCAGGCCGACCGCGTCTGGATCGACGGATTGCTCAACCAGTACTTCGACGAGGACGACGACGAGGAGATGCTCGATCTCGTCGAAGTGCGCGCGCCAGAAGAGGTCGAGACCTCACTCGACGATCTCGTTCTCACGAAGGACCAGGAGAACGAACTCGACAAGATCTCGAAGGCGATCGAACACCGCGAGTACCTCGCGAACATCGGCCTGCGCGAGATCGGGAAGCTGTTGTTCGTCGGACCGCCAGGGACGGGTAAGACCTCGACCGCCCAGGCGCTGGCCCAGGACATGGACCTGCCGTTCGTCGAGGTCAAGCTCTCGATGATCACCTCGCAGTATCTCGGCGAGACGGCCAAAAACGTCGACAAAACCTTCGAGGTCGCCAAACGGCTCTCGCCGTGTATCCTGTTTATCGACGAGTTCGACTTCGTCGCCAAGACCCGCCGCAGCGACGAACACGCCGCACTCAAACGTGCGGTCAACACCCTGCTCAAAAGCATCGACAACATCTCGCTGATCGAGGACGACGTCTTGCTCATCGGCGCGACGAACCATCCGGACCAGCTCGACGACGCCGCCTGGCGGCGCTTCGACGAGATTATCAACTTCCCCAAGCCCGACCGCGGCATGCGAGCGGACATCCTCGACGTTATCACCCGCACGATGGATATCGAGGAGTTCGATCCGCAGCTTATCGCCGAAGTCACGCAGGGACTGACCGGCAGCGACCTCCGGATGGTCCTTCGGGAAGCCGTCCTCGAGGCGCTGACCGAAGACCGCACGACGCTGACCCAGGAAGACCTCCTCGACGCCGTCGAGGAGTTCGAGGAGCGCGACACCTTGAAGAACATGGATATGATGGGCGGCGATCACGACGCGCTCGTCGCCGGTGGCGGCGACCTGGGCGACGCGGCCAGCGACGGTGGCCACTCGCACGATCACGACCACAGTCACGATCACTGA
- a CDS encoding GTP-dependent dephospho-CoA kinase family protein — MTRDETADETPADEQLLVLPDDLRHELKAPLGPIETDAERLLEAVDGPLIAVGDVVTYHLLQAGRQPDVALVDGRTKREAVDEEIREAVTTGASLEVPNPPAELAAPVIRALRRALAADDPTTILVDGEEDLVALPAIVAAPEGASVVYGQPDEGMVHVKVTDDHRQEMRDLLERFEGDTERFWKLLEDAESNGE; from the coding sequence GTGACTCGCGACGAGACAGCCGACGAGACGCCCGCCGACGAACAGCTACTTGTCCTGCCTGACGACCTCCGCCACGAACTCAAAGCGCCGCTGGGTCCGATCGAGACCGACGCCGAGCGACTGCTCGAGGCCGTCGACGGCCCCCTCATCGCCGTCGGCGACGTCGTCACCTACCACCTCCTGCAGGCGGGTCGCCAGCCCGACGTGGCGCTCGTCGATGGGCGGACGAAACGCGAGGCCGTCGACGAGGAAATCCGCGAGGCGGTCACGACCGGCGCGAGCCTCGAGGTGCCCAATCCACCCGCCGAACTCGCCGCCCCGGTCATCCGAGCGCTTCGGCGTGCGCTCGCGGCGGACGACCCGACGACGATCCTGGTCGACGGCGAGGAGGATCTGGTCGCGCTGCCCGCCATCGTCGCTGCGCCCGAGGGCGCAAGCGTCGTCTACGGCCAACCCGACGAGGGGATGGTCCACGTCAAAGTGACCGACGACCACCGACAGGAAATGCGCGACCTGCTCGAGCGTTTCGAGGGCGATACCGAGCGATTTTGGAAGTTGCTCGAGGACGCAGAATCGAACGGCGAGTAA
- the spt4 gene encoding transcription elongation factor subunit Spt4 — protein MASNRLVCRECHRVNEPDNETCEACNSSSLTEDWAGYVIIAHPEESEIATEMQITEPGAYALKVR, from the coding sequence ATGGCATCGAACCGCCTCGTCTGTCGCGAGTGCCACCGGGTCAACGAACCGGACAACGAGACCTGTGAGGCCTGCAACTCCTCGTCGCTGACCGAAGACTGGGCGGGATACGTCATCATCGCCCACCCCGAAGAAAGCGAGATCGCGACGGAGATGCAGATCACCGAACCAGGTGCGTACGCGCTGAAAGTCCGCTAA
- a CDS encoding DNA-directed RNA polymerase, which produces MYKRVRLKDTVEVPPEELGDVSPGLVKRLLQDKLEGRMDEEVGSVVSVTEVLDIGEGAVLPNRPGVYYEAEFDAVTFDPEMQEVVDGTVVEVVEFGAFVGIGPVDGLLHVSQISDEYLAFDAENQRLSSNESDRALGVDDAVRARIVTKSIDERNPRDSKIGLTAKQPGLGKHEWLEEERKKREATAGE; this is translated from the coding sequence ATGTACAAACGGGTTAGATTGAAGGATACGGTAGAAGTACCGCCGGAAGAGCTCGGCGACGTGTCGCCGGGGTTGGTCAAGCGACTGCTCCAGGACAAACTCGAGGGACGGATGGACGAAGAAGTCGGGAGCGTCGTCTCCGTCACCGAGGTCCTCGACATCGGTGAGGGGGCAGTGCTCCCGAACCGGCCGGGCGTCTACTACGAAGCAGAGTTCGACGCGGTGACGTTCGATCCAGAGATGCAGGAAGTCGTCGACGGCACCGTCGTCGAAGTCGTCGAATTCGGCGCCTTCGTCGGCATCGGTCCCGTCGACGGGCTGCTCCACGTCTCCCAGATCAGCGACGAGTATCTGGCGTTCGACGCCGAGAACCAGCGGCTTTCCTCGAACGAGTCCGACCGCGCGCTCGGCGTCGACGACGCCGTCCGAGCTCGCATCGTTACCAAAAGCATCGACGAGCGCAACCCGCGTGACTCGAAGATCGGGCTCACCGCGAAACAGCCCGGCCTCGGCAAACACGAGTGGCTCGAAGAGGAACGCAAGAAACGCGAAGCGACCGCAGGTGAATAA
- a CDS encoding PIN domain-containing protein: MSDRTQVALDTSALMMPVELDVRLFDELERLLDAYEPTIPQAVLEELRRLSEKGGQEGTAANVGHDLATERCLAVDTEASYADDALVELAREGVVDYVVTNDRPLRDRVLEVGRPVIALRGRNKLAITQP; the protein is encoded by the coding sequence ATGAGCGATCGGACGCAGGTCGCCCTCGATACGAGCGCGTTGATGATGCCGGTCGAACTCGACGTTCGGTTGTTCGACGAACTCGAGCGGCTCTTAGACGCCTACGAGCCGACGATCCCACAGGCCGTCCTCGAAGAACTCCGTCGCCTCTCCGAGAAAGGCGGTCAGGAGGGAACAGCCGCAAACGTGGGTCACGACCTGGCGACCGAACGCTGTCTCGCCGTCGACACGGAGGCATCGTACGCTGACGACGCGCTGGTCGAACTCGCCCGCGAGGGCGTCGTCGACTACGTCGTCACGAACGACCGCCCGCTGCGCGACCGGGTGCTCGAAGTGGGCAGACCGGTAATTGCATTACGCGGGAGAAACAAGTTAGCGATCACTCAACCATAG